One genomic region from Mesorhizobium terrae encodes:
- a CDS encoding sigma-70 family RNA polymerase sigma factor, whose product MTPEDIAKLIVRTSLRDRTAFDLLYRQTSAKLFGVCLRILTDRSEAEEALQEVFVKIWTKADRFAISELSPISWLVAVARNHAIDRIRARRRPAADIDAALDVADPTPGPEAMVIAGGEAGRIHRCLDELEQDRAAAVRGAYLKGESYAELAERHGVPLNTMRTWLRRSLIRLRECLER is encoded by the coding sequence ATGACGCCAGAGGACATCGCCAAACTGATCGTCCGGACCTCGCTGAGGGATCGAACCGCGTTCGACCTGCTCTACCGGCAGACGAGCGCGAAACTTTTCGGCGTGTGTCTGCGTATTTTGACTGACCGGAGCGAGGCTGAGGAGGCGTTGCAGGAGGTGTTCGTCAAGATATGGACGAAGGCCGACCGTTTCGCCATTTCGGAACTCAGCCCGATCTCCTGGCTGGTTGCGGTGGCACGCAACCATGCGATCGATCGTATCAGGGCGCGTCGTCGGCCGGCGGCCGATATCGACGCAGCACTCGACGTGGCCGATCCGACGCCGGGGCCGGAGGCAATGGTAATCGCCGGCGGCGAGGCCGGCCGTATCCATCGTTGCCTCGACGAACTGGAACAGGACCGGGCGGCTGCTGTCCGCGGCGCCTACCTCAAGGGGGAGAGTTATGCCGAACTTGCGGAACGCCACGGCGTTCCGCTCAACACGATGCGCACCTGGCTGAGGCGC
- a CDS encoding amidase: protein MSVERILWENDATGVAELVHKGDVSPLELADAAIARAEATRTELNAIAEPLYDAARLRAKAVDRTLPLAGVPFAIKDLGIAQKGVPTHGGSRVPAFVPDFNSVLTERYLAAGLNPVVTSTTPEYGLRLMTESAAFGVTRSPWNSGHTTGGSSGGASALVSGGVVPVAHASDGGGSIRVPSACTGLVGLKTSRGRVPLSPLVSESWYGFVVDHAVTRSVRDSALLLDLTHGPDTLAPYAARSPRGPFAAAAARDPGKLKLAVYRQSPLGLPISAETLRALDTAVAIAREGGHDVEDIDLPMLDRNFVAGFAKCVSSAVAGTLRMEAKRHGRPVAADVERATRVLGRYGELMSGGETYAILERLHATSRQLISATAGFDAVFMPIIAHPPLACGAMNPKGVDALIEDLLDKLRLTWLLKNPGFFSQLLDKSLWFTHWPAIQNVTGQPSIALPVYVTEGGLPLGIQAAGRPGDEGTLLSLAAQMEKISGWTKRRAPLRVPQ, encoded by the coding sequence ATGTCGGTTGAACGGATCCTTTGGGAGAACGACGCGACAGGCGTCGCGGAACTGGTCCACAAAGGCGACGTCTCGCCGCTTGAATTGGCGGATGCCGCGATTGCCCGCGCCGAGGCAACCCGCACCGAGCTCAACGCCATTGCCGAACCGCTCTACGACGCGGCGCGCCTGAGAGCCAAGGCCGTCGACCGGACGCTGCCGCTGGCAGGAGTGCCTTTCGCCATCAAGGATCTCGGCATCGCCCAAAAAGGTGTGCCGACGCATGGCGGCAGCAGGGTCCCCGCCTTCGTGCCCGATTTCAATTCGGTGCTCACCGAGCGCTATCTCGCGGCCGGTCTCAACCCGGTCGTCACCAGCACCACGCCGGAATACGGCTTAAGACTCATGACGGAATCGGCCGCCTTCGGCGTCACCCGCAGCCCGTGGAACAGTGGCCACACGACCGGCGGCTCGTCCGGCGGCGCCTCGGCTCTGGTGTCGGGCGGTGTCGTGCCGGTGGCGCATGCCTCGGACGGCGGCGGCTCGATCCGCGTGCCTTCCGCCTGCACCGGGCTGGTCGGGTTGAAGACCTCGCGCGGTCGGGTACCACTGTCGCCCCTGGTCTCCGAAAGCTGGTACGGTTTTGTCGTCGACCATGCCGTGACCCGCTCGGTGCGTGACAGCGCGCTGCTACTCGACCTCACCCATGGTCCGGACACGCTGGCGCCCTATGCGGCCCGTTCGCCGCGCGGGCCATTCGCAGCCGCCGCGGCGCGCGATCCCGGCAAGCTCAAGCTTGCCGTCTACCGACAATCGCCGCTCGGCCTGCCGATTTCGGCGGAAACGCTGCGGGCGCTGGACACGGCCGTCGCCATCGCCCGCGAAGGCGGCCACGACGTCGAAGACATCGACCTGCCGATGCTCGACAGGAATTTCGTCGCCGGCTTCGCCAAATGCGTCTCTTCGGCGGTCGCCGGCACATTGCGGATGGAAGCGAAACGCCACGGCCGACCGGTGGCCGCCGATGTCGAGCGCGCCACCCGTGTGCTCGGACGGTACGGCGAACTGATGTCCGGCGGCGAGACCTATGCGATCCTGGAACGTCTGCATGCCACCTCGCGGCAGCTGATTTCGGCCACCGCCGGTTTCGATGCCGTATTCATGCCGATCATCGCCCACCCACCACTCGCTTGCGGGGCGATGAACCCGAAAGGCGTCGACGCGTTGATCGAGGACCTCTTGGACAAGTTGCGCCTGACCTGGCTGCTCAAAAATCCCGGCTTCTTTTCGCAGCTTCTGGACAAGAGCCTGTGGTTCACCCACTGGCCGGCGATCCAGAACGTGACCGGGCAGCCGTCCATCGCACTGCCGGTTTATGTCACCGAAGGTGGCCTGCCGCTCGGCATCCAGGCTGCCGGCCGCCCCGGCGACGAGGGGACATTGCTGTCGTTGGCGGCGCAGATGGAAAAGATTTCAGGCTGGACCAAGCGTCGCGCACCGTTGCGCGTGCCGCAATGA
- a CDS encoding methyltransferase domain-containing protein, which yields MAEFDPVAHWQGVYSSKATTAVSWYQETPAPSLDLLHLVGATPDAGIVDIGGGASILTDSLLALGYRDLSVLDISLASLAAAQARIGAAASDVDWIVADVTQWRPTRSYDVWHDRAAFHFLVEEKQQAAYADRLRLALRKGGHAIIGTFAPDGPEKCSGLTVQRYDAASLGAKLGTGFQLIDSRRYDHVTPWGAVQHFHFGTFRRDG from the coding sequence ATGGCGGAGTTCGACCCGGTAGCGCATTGGCAGGGCGTCTATTCCAGCAAGGCGACAACCGCGGTCAGCTGGTATCAGGAAACGCCGGCGCCTTCGCTGGACCTGTTGCACCTGGTCGGCGCCACACCTGACGCCGGCATCGTCGACATCGGCGGTGGGGCGTCGATCCTTACGGACAGCCTCCTCGCACTGGGCTACCGCGATCTTTCAGTGCTCGATATCTCGCTGGCCTCGCTCGCGGCAGCGCAGGCCCGCATTGGCGCGGCGGCTAGCGATGTCGACTGGATCGTTGCCGATGTTACGCAGTGGCGCCCGACGCGCTCCTACGACGTCTGGCACGATCGCGCGGCTTTTCATTTCCTCGTCGAGGAAAAGCAGCAGGCCGCCTATGCGGACCGGCTGCGTTTGGCGCTGCGTAAGGGTGGCCACGCGATCATTGGCACCTTCGCGCCGGATGGCCCGGAAAAGTGCAGCGGTCTGACCGTGCAGCGCTACGACGCGGCATCGCTCGGCGCGAAATTAGGGACCGGTTTTCAGCTCATCGACAGCCGTCGCTACGACCATGTCACGCCATGGGGCGCCGTGCAGCACTTTCACTTCGGAACATTCAGGCGCGACGGCTGA